Within the Streptomyces sp. YIM 121038 genome, the region CTTCGGCGGCATCATCGACGTGGAGCCCACCGCGATCAGCGAGGCCGAGCGGCAGGCCGACCGGGACTTCCTCATCAACCACACCGCGGCCGAACTGCCCTGCGACACCGACGGCGACCGCCGCCGCGCCACGACCTGACCCGGCCGCCGGAGCCACTCGCGCCCGCGTGCGCGCCCTCTCCCCGTGCGCCGGTCGGCCTCCACCCGGACGGGTTGCTCCGCGTGCACCGTACCGGCGTGCCAACCCCTGCCCGGGCAGCATGAGTCTTCCTGGCGAGAGGGAGGTTCTCATGGCGATGCGCACGGTACGGATCTCACTGGCCGCCGTGGTGGCGGCGGCCTCGATGGTCGCGGCGAGCGGACTCGGCGCCCCCTCCGCGGGGGCGGCGGCACCCGAGGTGCCGGACCGGGGGCACGTACGGACCCGGGCCGCCGTGGACGCCGCCGTCGCGGGCGGGGTCCCGGGCGTCCTGGCGCAGGCGCACGACGCGCGGGGCACCTGGCACGGCAACGGCGGGGTCGCCGACCTCACCACGCGGCGCCCGCCCCTGCCGGGCGACCGGTTCCGGGCGGGCAGCATCTCCAAGACGTTCATCGCGACCGTCCTCCTCCAGCTGGAGGCGGAGGGCAGGCTGAGCCTTTCGGACACCGTGGAGAAGTGGCTGCCGGGCGTGGTCCGCGGCCACGGGCACGACGGCCGCCGGATCGCCCTCCGGCAGCTCCTCAACCACACCAGCGGCGTCTACGACTACACCGAGGACCCGGGCCTGCACCTCCAGGGCAAGCAGTATCTGGCCCACCGCTACGACACCTGGCGCCCCGAACAGCTCGTGGCGCTCGCCATGCGGCACGCGCCGAACTTCGCGCCCGGGACGAGCTGGGGCTACACCACCACCGAGTACGTCCTCGCCGCGATGGTCGTCGAGCGGGCGACGGGCCGCGGCTACGCGGCGGAGGCCGAGCGGCGGATCTTCAGGCCGCTCGGGCTGCACGCCACCACCCTGCCCGGCACCCGCTCCCGCCTTCCGGCGCCGAGCGGGCGCATGTACACCAAGTTCGCCGACGACCCGGGGCACGAGGTCCACGACATCACCGAGTTCAACCCGTCCTGGGGCTGGTCCGCCGGGGAGATCATCACCAGTACCGGCGACCTCGACCGCTTCCTCACCGCCCTGATGCGCGGAAAGCTCCTCCCCCAGGCCCAGCTGGACGAGATGACGACCACGGTCCCCTCCCCCGACTTCGGCGACGGCCAGGACGACGGCCTCGGGATCTTCCGCGCCGAACTCCCTTGCGGCGAGGTCGTCTGGGGTCACACCGGCTTCCTGCCCGGCTCGCAGAGCATGGCCTACACCACCCGGGACGGCCGCCACCGTCTGGTGGCCAACTTCAACACCGACTGGGCCGGCGACGGCGACGCGGCCGGGTATCTGCTCCTGGCGGAATTCTGCGGGACCGTCCCGCCGTCCCCGACCGCTGCGGCGTCGGTTGTGGTTCCGTAAGCCCGTCGACCGCGCCGCAGCCGGTCGATCCCATCGCGGAAGGACGTACGCCATGGCAGAGCACGTCTCCGGTACTTCACGTCGAAGGGTTCTCGGCGCGGGCGCCGCCCTGGGCGCGCTCGCCGCGCTCGGGCCGCTCGCGACGGCGGCCGACGCCGCGCCCGCACGGGCCGTCTGGCCCACGGAATTCCCGCTGCCGGACGGCTTCCGGCCCGAGGGCATCGCCACCGGCCCCGGTCCGTACGCCTGGTTCGGCTCGCTCGGCGGCGGGGACCTGTACCGCGCGAGCCTCGCCACCGGGCGCGGCGAGACCGTCTCCACGGGGACGGACGCGATGAGCATCGGCCTCAAGAGCGACAGACGCGGCCGCCTCTTCATCGCCGGCGGCGGCTCGCGCCAGCTGCGCGTCGTGGCCGGGCGCAGCGGCCGCGTCCTCGCCACGTACGAGGTCGGCAGGCCCGCCAGCCTCATCAACGACGTCGTCCTCACACCCCGGGCGGCCTGGTTCACCGACTCCACGCAGCAGCAGCTGTACGGCCTGCCCCTGGGGCCCAAGGGCGAGTTGCCCGCCGCCCGTGACGTGGTGACGCTGCCGCTGGGCGGCGAGTGGATCGAGGCCCCGGCCCAGGGCTTCACCAGCAACGGCCTCGCGCGCACGCCGGACGGGCGCGGGCTGCTCGTCATCAACGTCCACGCCCACGGCGGCAGTCTCTACCGCGTCGACGTGCGCAGCGGCGACGCCCGCCGCGTCGACCTCGGCGGCAGCAAGCTCCCCGACGGCGACGGCGCGCTCCTGCTCGGCCGCACGCTCTACGTCGTCCAGCAGTTCCAGAACGCCGTGGACGTGTTCCACCTGGACGCCGCGGGCCTGCGCGGCACGGCGATCGCGCGGATCACCGACCCGCGCTTCCGCATCCCCACCACCGTCGCCGCGTTCGGCGACCGGCTGTATCTGCCCAACTCCCGCTTCGACGAGGAGCCCACGCCGACGACCGAGTACAACGCGGTGGCGGTGCGCCGGGTCCACTAGCTGGGTAGCGCCCGACCCCGGCGTCGCTACCCGGCCAGCGACGCCGGGGTCGGGCCGTCGGGGCGGACCGTGATGCTGTACGCGGACCCGTCCGGGACGGAGTGGAAGCGCGGGACGGGGCCGGGCAGCAGGTGTTCGAGGAGCGCGGCCGACTCCCGGAGGGCGAACTGCAGGCCCAGGCAGGCCCGGGCCCCCAGGCCGAAGGGGTAGTAGCTGCCGGGGTGGGTGGGGCGCCGTCCGGGGGTGGTGAAACGCCCGGGGTCGAAGCGCTCGGGGTCCTCCCAGAGGCCGGGGTCCCGGTGGGTGAGGTAGGGGCAGACCAGGACGTCGGTGTCCGCCTCGACCTCGTACCCGGCGAGGACGTCGGCTTGCGCGGCGCAGCGCGGCAGGATCCAGGCCGAGGGGTAGAAGCGCAGCGTCTCGTGGACGAGCGCCTGGACGGCCTCCCGGCGCGCGGCAGAACCCTCGGCGCCCGCGGCGAGGGCCTGCTCCCGCGCCTCCGGGTTGCGGTCCAGCAGGAGGTGGAGCCAGGTCAGGGTGGTGGCGGTGGTCTCGTGACCGGCGACGAGGAGGGTGACAAGCTCGTCGCGGATCAGCCGGTCGGTGTACTCCGGGCGCGTGCCCGCCGCCTCGACCAGGACGTGCAGCAGGCCAGGCCCTTCGGGGCCGGGCGCGTCGTCCCGGGCGGCGGCGATGGCGCGGCTCGCCACGGCGTCGATGCGGGCGAGGTCGGCGGCGACGGCCCCCTGGGGGTCGGCGCCGTCGGCGGGCAGGCTGGGCAGCGCGGCCACCACGGCGGGCACGGAGGTCAGTTCACGCTCCGTGGCGGGGTCGAGGGGGTGCCCGGTCAGGGAGCGCCAGATGGTGTCCAGGGCGAAGCGGCGCATCTCGTCGCCGACGTCGAAGACCTCGCCGGTACGGGCGTACGCGGCCCAGCGGGCGGCGGTGGTCCGGGCGGCCCCGGTGATCCGCTGCTCGTAGCGGCGCATGCCCCGGCCGGTGAACTGGGCCTGGAGCAGCCGCCGTTGCCGCTGCCACGCCTCGCCCGTCGCGGCCAGGAGGCCGTCGCCGATCAGGAGCCGGGCGCGGTGCGAGCGCTTCACGTACCGGTCGGGGTGGAGCGCGAGCACGTGCTGTACGGCCTGGGGCTCGGTGACCAGGACGGTCGGGCGCGGGCCGAGCCCGATCGCGGCGACGCCGCCGAGCTGTTCGCGCGCCCGGGCGAAGAGGTCGACGAGTTCCCCTTCCCGGGCCCGCCACTCCCGGACGGCGGCGGGATCGAGCTCGGGGATCCGGCGGCCGGTCGGGGACGGGCCGGGGCGGGCGTGGGTGGCCACGTGGCTGCTCCTGTTCAGCGGCTGTACGCCGACACGGGCGGGTGCGGGCTTCACGCACTGTAGGGGAGCACGAGCGGTGGGCGACAGCCCACCGGCCCGTGCCCCGGAGTCACGAAGTCCCCTCGTCCCACAGGTCGGTGCCCCGGGCCCGGACGACTGCCTCGACACGGGTGAGCACGTCGCCGTCCGGCCGTGGGCCGAGGCGTCGTCCGTCGCGCAGGCGCAGGGCGACGTGGTCGTCGGCTGCCTCCTTGGGGCCGATGACGGCCTGGTAGGGCACGAGGCGGGCCCGGCGGACGCGCGCGCCGAGGCTGCCGTGCTCCGGGCCCACGACCTCGGCGCGCAGGCCCCGTTCGGCGCAGCGCCCGGCGAACGCCCGCGCGTTCGGCATCTCGGCGTCGGTGAGGGGCAGGACCGCCAGCTGGGTGGGCGCGAGCCAGGCGGGGAAGGCGCCGCCGTGCCGCTCGACGAGGTGGGCGACGGCCCGCTCCACGCTGCCGATGATGCTGCGGTGGACCATGACCGGGCGGTGCTTGGCGCCGTCCGCGCCGACGTAGTGCAGGTCGAACTGCTCGGGCTGGTGGAAGTCGACCTGCACGGTGGACAGGGTGGACTCGCGGCCCGCGCTGTCGGTGACCTGGACGTCGATCTTGGGTCCGTAGAACGCGGCTTCCCCTTCCGCCGCTTCGTAGGGGAGCCCGGAGCGGTCGAGTACGCCGGTCAGGAGGGCGGTGGCGCGCTCCCACTTGTCGGGGGCGGCCACGTACTTGCCTCCGGCGCCGGGCAGGGAGAGACGGAAGCGGGTGGGGGTGATGCCGAACGCCTCGTACGCCCGGCGGATCATGTCCAGGGCCGCGTGCGCCTCCTCCTCGACCTGGTCGAGGGTGCAGAAGACGTGCGCGTCGTTGA harbors:
- a CDS encoding serine hydrolase domain-containing protein, coding for MAMRTVRISLAAVVAAASMVAASGLGAPSAGAAAPEVPDRGHVRTRAAVDAAVAGGVPGVLAQAHDARGTWHGNGGVADLTTRRPPLPGDRFRAGSISKTFIATVLLQLEAEGRLSLSDTVEKWLPGVVRGHGHDGRRIALRQLLNHTSGVYDYTEDPGLHLQGKQYLAHRYDTWRPEQLVALAMRHAPNFAPGTSWGYTTTEYVLAAMVVERATGRGYAAEAERRIFRPLGLHATTLPGTRSRLPAPSGRMYTKFADDPGHEVHDITEFNPSWGWSAGEIITSTGDLDRFLTALMRGKLLPQAQLDEMTTTVPSPDFGDGQDDGLGIFRAELPCGEVVWGHTGFLPGSQSMAYTTRDGRHRLVANFNTDWAGDGDAAGYLLLAEFCGTVPPSPTAAASVVVP
- a CDS encoding SMP-30/gluconolactonase/LRE family protein, whose translation is MAEHVSGTSRRRVLGAGAALGALAALGPLATAADAAPARAVWPTEFPLPDGFRPEGIATGPGPYAWFGSLGGGDLYRASLATGRGETVSTGTDAMSIGLKSDRRGRLFIAGGGSRQLRVVAGRSGRVLATYEVGRPASLINDVVLTPRAAWFTDSTQQQLYGLPLGPKGELPAARDVVTLPLGGEWIEAPAQGFTSNGLARTPDGRGLLVINVHAHGGSLYRVDVRSGDARRVDLGGSKLPDGDGALLLGRTLYVVQQFQNAVDVFHLDAAGLRGTAIARITDPRFRIPTTVAAFGDRLYLPNSRFDEEPTPTTEYNAVAVRRVH
- a CDS encoding cytochrome P450 — encoded protein: MATHARPGPSPTGRRIPELDPAAVREWRAREGELVDLFARAREQLGGVAAIGLGPRPTVLVTEPQAVQHVLALHPDRYVKRSHRARLLIGDGLLAATGEAWQRQRRLLQAQFTGRGMRRYEQRITGAARTTAARWAAYARTGEVFDVGDEMRRFALDTIWRSLTGHPLDPATERELTSVPAVVAALPSLPADGADPQGAVAADLARIDAVASRAIAAARDDAPGPEGPGLLHVLVEAAGTRPEYTDRLIRDELVTLLVAGHETTATTLTWLHLLLDRNPEAREQALAAGAEGSAARREAVQALVHETLRFYPSAWILPRCAAQADVLAGYEVEADTDVLVCPYLTHRDPGLWEDPERFDPGRFTTPGRRPTHPGSYYPFGLGARACLGLQFALRESAALLEHLLPGPVPRFHSVPDGSAYSITVRPDGPTPASLAG
- the thrS gene encoding threonine--tRNA ligase, with the translated sequence MWSPAPSVREETAMPDHRRLGRELGLFDTDPLIGAGLPYWLPDGAVLRHTLEEYVRDAERRAGYRHVYSPVLGKRELYEISGHWAHYSDDMFPPMDLGGEQVVLRPSLCPHHAVIYRSRSHSYRELPLRMAELGGMYRSELSGVLGGLTRVRAIQLNDAHVFCTLDQVEEEAHAALDMIRRAYEAFGITPTRFRLSLPGAGGKYVAAPDKWERATALLTGVLDRSGLPYEAAEGEAAFYGPKIDVQVTDSAGRESTLSTVQVDFHQPEQFDLHYVGADGAKHRPVMVHRSIIGSVERAVAHLVERHGGAFPAWLAPTQLAVLPLTDAEMPNARAFAGRCAERGLRAEVVGPEHGSLGARVRRARLVPYQAVIGPKEAADDHVALRLRDGRRLGPRPDGDVLTRVEAVVRARGTDLWDEGTS